From Camelus ferus isolate YT-003-E chromosome 15, BCGSAC_Cfer_1.0, whole genome shotgun sequence, the proteins below share one genomic window:
- the SLC30A3 gene encoding zinc transporter 3 isoform X3, giving the protein MSFHHCHRDPQPQLGLTPERLQAQRQLCAACAVCCIFMAGEVVGGYLAHSLAIMTDAAHLLADVGSMMGSLFSLWLSTRPATRTMTFGWHRSETLGALASVVSLWMVTGILLYLAFIRLLHSDYHIEGGAMLLTASIAVCANLLMAFVLHQAGPPHSHGSRGAEYAPLEEGPGETLPLGNTSVRAAFVHVLGDLLQSLGVLAASVLIYFKPQYKAADPISTFLFSICALGSTAPTLRDVLRVLMEGTPRSVGFEPVRDALLSVPGVRATHELHLWSLTLTYHVASAHLAIDSTADPEAVLAEATSRLHSRFGFSCCTLQVEQYQPEMAQCLRCREPPQA; this is encoded by the exons ATGTCCTTCCACCACTGCCACAGGGACCCCCAGCCACAGCTGGGTCTCACCCCTGAGAGGCTGCAGGCGCAGAGGCAGCTGTGTGCCGCCTGTGCTGTGTGCTGCATCTTCATGGCCGGGGAGGTGGTGG GTGGGTATTTGGCCCACAGCCTGGCCATCATGACCGATGCCGCCCACCTGTTGGCAGACGTGGGCAGCATGATGGgcagcctcttctctctctggctctctaCCCGTCCGGCCACCCGCACCATGACCTTTGGCTGGCACCGCTCAG AGACTTTGGGGGCTTTGGCCTCTGTGGTCTCCCTTTGGATGGTCACTGGCATCCTCCTGTACCTGGCCTTCATCCGCCTGCTGCACAGCGACTACCACATCGAGGGGGGTGCCATGCTGCTGACCGCCAGCATCGCAGTCTGTGCCAATCTGCT AATGGCCTTTGTGCTGCACCAGGCTGGCCCCCCTCACAGCCACGGGTCTAGAGGGGCAGAGTATGCGCCGCTGGAGGAAGGGCCCGGGGAAACCCTGCCCCTGGGGAACACCAGCGTCCGGGCAGCCTTTGTGCATGTGCTGGGGGACCTCCTGCAGAGCCTTGGGGTGCTGGCTGCCTCCGTCCTCATCTACTTCAAG CCTCAATACAAGGCAGCTGACCCCATCAGCAccttccttttctccatctgTGCCCTTGGATCCACGGCTCCCACCCTCCGAGATGTTCTCCGCGTCCTCATGGAAG GTACCCCCCGAAGTGTGGGGTTTGAGCCCGTGCGGGATGCCCTGTTGTCAGTGCCAGGAGTCCGGGCAACCCATGAGCTGCACCTGTGGTCCCTTACGCTTACTTACCACGTTGCCTCCGCACACCTGGCCATTG ACTCCACGGCTGACCCTGAAGCTGTCCTGGCTGAAGCCACATCCCGGCTCCACTCCCGGTTTGGATTCTCCTGCTGTACCCTGCAGGTCGAGCAGTACCAGCCTGAGATGGCCCAGTGCCTGCGCTGCCGGGAGCCCCCCCAAGCCTGA
- the SLC30A3 gene encoding zinc transporter 3 isoform X2: protein MEPSATTGGSETTRLVSPRDRGGAGGGLRLKSLFTEPSEALPEEPKPVEMSFHHCHRDPQPQLGLTPERLQAQRQLCAACAVCCIFMAGEVVGGYLAHSLAIMTDAAHLLADVGSMMGSLFSLWLSTRPATRTMTFGWHRSETLGALASVVSLWMVTGILLYLAFIRLLHSDYHIEGGAMLLTASIAVCANLLMAFVLHQAGPPHSHGSRGAEYAPLEEGPGETLPLGNTSVRAAFVHVLGDLLQSLGVLAASVLIYFKPQYKAADPISTFLFSICALGSTAPTLRDVLRVLMEGTPRSVGFEPVRDALLSVPGVRATHELHLWSLTLTYHVASAHLAIDSTADPEAVLAEATSRLHSRFGFSCCTLQVEQYQPEMAQCLRCREPPQA, encoded by the exons ATGGAACCCTCTGCCACCACTGGGGGATCGGAGACCACTCGCCTGGTGAGCCCCCGGGACCGCGGCGGCGCCGGAGGCGGCCTGCGTTTGAAGAG TCTCTTCACAGAGCCCTCAGAGGCCCTCCCTGAAGAGCCCAAACCTGTGGAGATGTCCTTCCACCACTGCCACAGGGACCCCCAGCCACAGCTGGGTCTCACCCCTGAGAGGCTGCAGGCGCAGAGGCAGCTGTGTGCCGCCTGTGCTGTGTGCTGCATCTTCATGGCCGGGGAGGTGGTGG GTGGGTATTTGGCCCACAGCCTGGCCATCATGACCGATGCCGCCCACCTGTTGGCAGACGTGGGCAGCATGATGGgcagcctcttctctctctggctctctaCCCGTCCGGCCACCCGCACCATGACCTTTGGCTGGCACCGCTCAG AGACTTTGGGGGCTTTGGCCTCTGTGGTCTCCCTTTGGATGGTCACTGGCATCCTCCTGTACCTGGCCTTCATCCGCCTGCTGCACAGCGACTACCACATCGAGGGGGGTGCCATGCTGCTGACCGCCAGCATCGCAGTCTGTGCCAATCTGCT AATGGCCTTTGTGCTGCACCAGGCTGGCCCCCCTCACAGCCACGGGTCTAGAGGGGCAGAGTATGCGCCGCTGGAGGAAGGGCCCGGGGAAACCCTGCCCCTGGGGAACACCAGCGTCCGGGCAGCCTTTGTGCATGTGCTGGGGGACCTCCTGCAGAGCCTTGGGGTGCTGGCTGCCTCCGTCCTCATCTACTTCAAG CCTCAATACAAGGCAGCTGACCCCATCAGCAccttccttttctccatctgTGCCCTTGGATCCACGGCTCCCACCCTCCGAGATGTTCTCCGCGTCCTCATGGAAG GTACCCCCCGAAGTGTGGGGTTTGAGCCCGTGCGGGATGCCCTGTTGTCAGTGCCAGGAGTCCGGGCAACCCATGAGCTGCACCTGTGGTCCCTTACGCTTACTTACCACGTTGCCTCCGCACACCTGGCCATTG ACTCCACGGCTGACCCTGAAGCTGTCCTGGCTGAAGCCACATCCCGGCTCCACTCCCGGTTTGGATTCTCCTGCTGTACCCTGCAGGTCGAGCAGTACCAGCCTGAGATGGCCCAGTGCCTGCGCTGCCGGGAGCCCCCCCAAGCCTGA
- the SLC30A3 gene encoding zinc transporter 3 isoform X1 translates to MNSTPSLRRTNKLPGPLHKLPDPSAVPAASDFPASYCPSVGPKSAPGAPILFTEPSEALPEEPKPVEMSFHHCHRDPQPQLGLTPERLQAQRQLCAACAVCCIFMAGEVVGGYLAHSLAIMTDAAHLLADVGSMMGSLFSLWLSTRPATRTMTFGWHRSETLGALASVVSLWMVTGILLYLAFIRLLHSDYHIEGGAMLLTASIAVCANLLMAFVLHQAGPPHSHGSRGAEYAPLEEGPGETLPLGNTSVRAAFVHVLGDLLQSLGVLAASVLIYFKPQYKAADPISTFLFSICALGSTAPTLRDVLRVLMEGTPRSVGFEPVRDALLSVPGVRATHELHLWSLTLTYHVASAHLAIDSTADPEAVLAEATSRLHSRFGFSCCTLQVEQYQPEMAQCLRCREPPQA, encoded by the exons ATGAATTCCACCCCGTCTCTGAGACGGACCAACAAG CTCCCCGGCCCGCTCCACAAGCTTCCCGACCCCTCCGCTGTCCCCGCCGCATCGGACTTCCCGGCGAGCTACTGCCCCTCCGTCGGGCCGAAGTCTGCGCCAGGTGCCCCGAT TCTCTTCACAGAGCCCTCAGAGGCCCTCCCTGAAGAGCCCAAACCTGTGGAGATGTCCTTCCACCACTGCCACAGGGACCCCCAGCCACAGCTGGGTCTCACCCCTGAGAGGCTGCAGGCGCAGAGGCAGCTGTGTGCCGCCTGTGCTGTGTGCTGCATCTTCATGGCCGGGGAGGTGGTGG GTGGGTATTTGGCCCACAGCCTGGCCATCATGACCGATGCCGCCCACCTGTTGGCAGACGTGGGCAGCATGATGGgcagcctcttctctctctggctctctaCCCGTCCGGCCACCCGCACCATGACCTTTGGCTGGCACCGCTCAG AGACTTTGGGGGCTTTGGCCTCTGTGGTCTCCCTTTGGATGGTCACTGGCATCCTCCTGTACCTGGCCTTCATCCGCCTGCTGCACAGCGACTACCACATCGAGGGGGGTGCCATGCTGCTGACCGCCAGCATCGCAGTCTGTGCCAATCTGCT AATGGCCTTTGTGCTGCACCAGGCTGGCCCCCCTCACAGCCACGGGTCTAGAGGGGCAGAGTATGCGCCGCTGGAGGAAGGGCCCGGGGAAACCCTGCCCCTGGGGAACACCAGCGTCCGGGCAGCCTTTGTGCATGTGCTGGGGGACCTCCTGCAGAGCCTTGGGGTGCTGGCTGCCTCCGTCCTCATCTACTTCAAG CCTCAATACAAGGCAGCTGACCCCATCAGCAccttccttttctccatctgTGCCCTTGGATCCACGGCTCCCACCCTCCGAGATGTTCTCCGCGTCCTCATGGAAG GTACCCCCCGAAGTGTGGGGTTTGAGCCCGTGCGGGATGCCCTGTTGTCAGTGCCAGGAGTCCGGGCAACCCATGAGCTGCACCTGTGGTCCCTTACGCTTACTTACCACGTTGCCTCCGCACACCTGGCCATTG ACTCCACGGCTGACCCTGAAGCTGTCCTGGCTGAAGCCACATCCCGGCTCCACTCCCGGTTTGGATTCTCCTGCTGTACCCTGCAGGTCGAGCAGTACCAGCCTGAGATGGCCCAGTGCCTGCGCTGCCGGGAGCCCCCCCAAGCCTGA
- the DNAJC5G gene encoding dnaJ homolog subfamily C member 5G: protein MTHVDEAARRLSKSGSTLYAVLELKKGASPEDVKKAYRRLALKYHPDKNPGDPQAAEIFKEINTAHSVLSDPKKRKIYDRHGSLGIYIYDHFGEEGVTYYFTMNSCWFKTLVILCALLTCCCCCCCCCFCCGALKPPPEEAAKKKYEPNVQYQPPRSGHRFRRGEDTSSED, encoded by the exons ATGACTCATGTGGACGAAGCAGCCCGCCGATTGTCCAAATCTGGGTCAACTCTCTACGCAGTGCTGGAGCTTAAGAAGGGCGCCTCACCTGAAGACGTCAAAAAGGCCTACAG GAGACTGGCTTTGAAGTATCATCCAGACAAGAATCCAGGGGACCCACAAGCAGCAGAAATATTCAAAGAGATCAACACAGCCCACTCCGTACTGAGTGACCCTAAGAAGCGGAAAATTTACGATCGGCATGGCTCattgggaatatatatatatgaccactTTGGCGAAGAAGGCGTCACATACTATTTTACGATGAATAGTTGTTGGTTCAAG ACGCTTGTCATCCTGTGTGCTCTGCTCacctgttgctgctgctgctgctgctgctgcttttgctgTGGAGCACTTAAGCCACCACCCGAGGAAGCAGCTAAGAAAAAATATGAGCCAAACGTCCAGTACCAACCTCCAAGGTCAG GACACAGATTTAGAAGAGGGGAAGATACTTCtagtgaagattaa